GCACTCTTGTTCGCGGTCCGGGCATACCGAGTGTCGAAAGCCTATCGCGTTTCGACCTTCTTCACTCGAAGGTGACGGAGATCCCGAATTCTCAGTCGATGACCGCTGCTCGATATTCGCCGAACGGTCGATACCTCTCGGCCATCTCCGATCGTGCCATCATGCTGTTGGACCTGAAAAGCGGACGATGGAGCCGCCTGAGCGATCTATCAGCCGAGAATACGTTCTGGTCCAATTCTGGAGAGAAGCTGTTCACCCAGGCAACGAAAGAAGAAGGAGAGCCGCTCTACGAAATTTCTGTTCCTGGCGGACAAGCTCGAATGATCGAAGCTACGACAAGGCTTAACTCGGAAAATTTCGTTGAGTTTCGGCTGGTGGGTCTCAGTGGTGATCGGCCAGTCATAGCCGCGCGGCTCGCCACCGCCAACATCTACAGCCGGGACACTGCGAGCATGCACTAAGCGAAGGCAGGTCAGCGTATTCATGGGGCTCGAACCCATCCAGAAGCGAATTTCGGAAGGAACATCTAGGCAAAAGCAGAGGATTAATTTGCAAGCGACTCTTGCGTATAGGCAGGCGTTGAGCCGATCTCTTGTGAACTGGGCCAATGTCACGGTAAAGACTTTGCAGACTCTGGAAGTGTAGGTGCTGAAGGAACGGATCAAAAGGCTTCGCGGCCTGACCTCTCGCCCTTTCGGCGTCAATGCCCCTTACAAGGCCCGCATCTCCCGCTTCCCGAAGCGGCATTCGTGGATGTTTGCATCGAGGAGCGGATCCCGGTTTTGTCTTTTTTCTGGGGCGATCCCACACCGTATGTCGAAAAGGCTCATAAGGCCGGTATCAAAGTTTGTGATCAAGTAGGTTCGGTTAGCGCAGCGAAACGAGCACAACAATCCGGAGCGGATTTCATAATCGCGCAGGGCGTTGAGGCGGGAGGGCACATGGCGGGAACGGTCAGCACGATGGTTCTTGTACCCCGCGTCGTAGACACCGTGGCTCCAACTCCCGTAGTGGCTGCAGGCGGAATTGCGGACGGACGGGGCTTGGCAGCGGCACTGGCGCTGGGCGCAGACGCAGCGGTCCTCGGAACTCGGCTACTTGCGACAACCGAAAGCAATGCCCACGAGATTTACAAAAGGAAGTGAGCAGAGAGTTCCGCGCCGCAGAGGATCAATTTTTAACGCACGCCCATTTGTCGCGTGGCATTGAAGGACGAGGAAGCTTGAAGGGACATTGTCGGATCATATGCTCGAAGGAAAATCTATAGAGGTTCACTTGAGCATGCTTGCTCTGCCCATATCCATTTCGTCCGCCATCAGTCTAGATAAGATGAAGAAGCTCTTCTGCGTGTTTTTCGTTCTGGCTCTTCTTGCTTCATCCACGGTTCTTACCGCACAACAACATCATCACCACCGGACCGAGGGCGGCCCTGGGAATGCTGCCCTGGAAAAACTAGGTGCCGTTCATATGCCGATCACCTGCGCTGCTTCAGTACAAACTCTCTTTGAACGTGGTATCGCACTGCTGCATTCCTTCTGGTATGAGGAGGCTCTCAAGCAATTTCAATCCGTCGCCGCTGCCGATCCACAATGTGCCATGGCGCAATGGGCCATCGCTATGACCGAGTGGCGTCCATTCTGGGATGGCTTGCCCGATGAACGCCGTAAAGTTGGTGTCGCGGAAATCGACAAGGCCATGGCTCTTCATCCCAGGACCGATCGCGAAAAACGCTATATCGCTGCCCTGAGCAGTTATCTGCACGGCGAACCATCGCAGAATGAAAGACGGCCCACGCATATGCCACCGCCATGGGAGCTCTGCACACTGCTTACCCGGATGACATAGAAGTCCAAGCCTTCTACGGTCTGGCTCTCGCGGCCAGCATCGGACAGGAGGATCCAGTTGCGGATGCGCGCAAGGCTCTCGCCGTACTCGAGCCGGGCTTCATAGCGCATCCGGATCATCCTGTCTACCCATACGAGACGGACCTGAAGAAAGTCTGGTCTATAGATGATGACGACAATGGACATGACAATATGGATCACTCCGCTATGCCAGGGATGAAGATGAACTAGACGCCCCTCCTGTCTGTCCAGGCTGCGCCATTAGCGGCTACCAAACTCAAATACTTCCCCTTCCATCGATATGCGATCAGTTCGACGCCAATGAAGAGGCGAGATGGCAAAGCGACTTTCTTGCATCGTCCTACCCTCTGCCGGTAGACCGAGCGCATGACAGACAACTCCAGTTCCTCGAAGTTCACATCCAGCCACTTGAGTCCGATCAACTCGCTCCGGCGCAGGCCGGTGACCGTGTCACGCTCCGTGATGGATATTCTCCTTCCCGATCGACTAACCTAACGGCGGCCGTTCGTCTTGCAGGCAAGGCGAGGAACTCTCGTCCTGCTATCGACGGTCATGCTCATTTGTTGCCTCCGCACCACAGCCGGCCAATTGTGGTGCGGAAGGTGAAAAGCGAAGGGGGCGATCTCTCTTTCGAGATCCCGCCCCATGCTCTCCGATTTCCGAAGATCCGGCTCGGCGCCGAATCACAACTCATTGCAACTTCAGAACTGTTGTGTGAATGCGGGAAAAACCCGCGCTACTCATACTTTTCTGACATCGCATTGGCTGTGAGAGCTTTCCCGGTTCCATCCAGAAGCATCCAGTTTCCTGCCTGCTCTGCGAGTCCCGTTGCCGGTTCTCATTATGGCCTCTGTCTACTCTCTCCTGCTGGAAGATCTCTCTTCCGTTGATTCGTAAGATACTCGCAATCCGGGTTGGGATGACACCAATCTTTTTGTGCAAATAACGGCAGAAGTGTGGAAATGCAGTCGATTGTTCTTTGGTAGCCGACAGCAAGGAGTTCTCCGAATTATCTTGTGGTCCGCTCGGCGAAAGCAGAGTACATCGTGCCACCAAAGAGCGAGGGCCGCGTGGCAATTCTCGCCACGCGCTCCGCACCTTCCTCGCCGAAGAGCTGGCGGAGTCTTTCGAAGCCGACCGGATATGGCCCCCATCTATTCGGCTTCGAACGCTCATATTCGACGATCAAGAATCGATCTGCCACCGATAGAAGCCTCCTTAGAAATGCCTGCTGCTCCTCAATGAAGTGCAGCGTGTTTGCCATGAGAATTCCATCGACAGTCGGAAGACGGAGGCTGGGGCTTCCGATATCTCCCAGCGTTTTACGAATTTCGACTCCGTCGTAATGGTCCGGGACATGTTCCAGAGCCCTGGTATCTAAATCAACGGCGTAAATCTTGCTGCCGGGAGCCAGCAACTTCGCCAGCACCGCTGTAAAAGTGCCGCTCCCGCAGCCAAGATCACACCAGGATTGCGGGCGCGTCCATTCGATGAGCGGGGTACGAATGAGTGCGGTAGCTTCAGCGATCTTCACCTCTTCACTGTACTTCAGACATTTGAAGCTCGGCCTTTACCGGGCTGGTCATCCTGTTCAGTGAGTAGACCGGCAGTTGAGCCTTAAGCTGGATCCCTTAAGGCTTTCTTGCCCTCCCTGTACATCTGCATCGCGAACCTGTGAGCCCACTTGGTCGAGCAATACTTCATCTTGTGCTGACTTGGAGGGCGAAAGACCTTGTGGCACGCCGGGCAGGCCTTTGGGGTCGACGCATTCCACTCATCGAACCAGACCATCCAGCTTAGCGCGTCTTCCAGAGTGCTTAGCCGGTAATACGGAACAACCTTTGTTCTGCCCTTGTGAGGGACGACTCTCACGTCCCCAGACCAGGAGCTGGATACTTCCGTTTCAACGCCGAACTTGAGTGCAATCCTCACCTGAGAGATCGGCGCGGCCCTTATCCAATCGAAGAGATCCCCTCCACCTTCTGCCAGAACCCAATGGAGTTCTGGAGAAAGGGGGACTCTCCGAGCTTGTGAATCGGATTGAATCGAGTAGCTTCCTCATCCGCAGCTAGGTATTCGTAAAGTGCGTCACGTTCATCGCAGTTCCCTTTCGCCGCTTCGAGGAGGACGACTCCCGATTCTACCGATGATTCCCGTGGATTCCGCCGCGAGCCGTCTGTAACGAGACAAGATCGCGACGCCGTTATAAGCGTTCTGGGTCACGGCTACGCCCTCGTACCCAAGCTTCTGGAACACGTCCGGCTGGAAAACCTGTTCCGTTTAATTCCTTTAGCAAGAGCACATCGGGTTGCCTTGCCTTCAGCCACGCTGTGACGTGTTCAAGTCGAGCTCGAATTGAATCTACGTTCCAGCTCGCAATATCGATCATGATCTCCTAATAGATGCCAAAAGCTAGCAGGCTGGTACTCGCAGGTTCTGATCAGGGTTCAGCCAATGCTTGACTAGTTGCAGCCCGATTGCGAGACATTCAACAGCTCCGTTACCCGTACGAACCGTCTTCTCCCTAAGACAACACCAATTTCATGCCGGGCGGAATGTTCGAAACAGTTTGTTCGGTCTCCTGCGGATGAGTAGTAGTTTTTTCATAGAGTTACGCGCGCACTCGCTGACCGTTTGTTATCCGCTGTAGGGCATGTTCGCTGCTGTGATAAAGTCTGTCAGGCAGGATCAAGAGTGGTATGTCGACAACAGATCCAGTTTCGACGTCGGCGGAACTCAGTCGGGAACAGGTCTGTTTGGTGCGCGATCACCTTATGGAGATAATCGTGAGCCCGGCGTTTGCGGGGAGCAAGCGCGCTCAGGACTTTCTTCAACTTATCGTCGAACACGCGGTGGCAGGCCGGCTTGATAACCTGCGAGAGCGCATGATCGGGGCCGAGATGTTCGGGCGCCCTGTGGACTACGACACTGCGAACGATGCAGTAGTCCGCGTCAAAGCCACGGAAGTTCGGAGGAAGCTGGCCCAGTACTATCAGGAAGCAGAAAAACAACCTGCAGTCCGGATCGAGCTTCCAGTCGGATCGTATGTGCCGAGGTTCCAATGGGAATTCTTGGAGAGGCTGTCCGAGCCGCCCACGGAAACTGCTCCCGTAGCTTTTGCGGAATCGGCCACAACTCAGGACGCGTCCCATGCCACGGGTGAGACTGCAAGCCGCACCCCGCGTGTGTTGGTCGGAGCTCTGGCTGGACTGGCTTTCCTTGCCGCAGCTGGCTACATCGGCTTCACAGTCTGGCCCAAGCGGCCCAGTACAAGACCCGAGGTTCACTCCATCGCGATCCTGCCCCTTCAGAATCTCTCGGGCGATTCGCAACAAGACTATTTCGCAGATGGCATGACGGAAGAGCTGATTTCCGATCTGGGTCAAGTCTCAGCTCTGCGTGTTATATCC
This Tunturibacter gelidoferens DNA region includes the following protein-coding sequences:
- a CDS encoding nitronate monooxygenase, with the protein product MSFFWGDPTPYVEKAHKAGIKVCDQVGSVSAAKRAQQSGADFIIAQGVEAGGHMAGTVSTMVLVPRVVDTVAPTPVVAAGGIADGRGLAAALALGADAAVLGTRLLATTESNAHEIYKRK
- a CDS encoding class I SAM-dependent methyltransferase, giving the protein MKIAEATALIRTPLIEWTRPQSWCDLGCGSGTFTAVLAKLLAPGSKIYAVDLDTRALEHVPDHYDGVEIRKTLGDIGSPSLRLPTVDGILMANTLHFIEEQQAFLRRLLSVADRFLIVEYERSKPNRWGPYPVGFERLRQLFGEEGAERVARIATRPSLFGGTMYSAFAERTTR